The Pseudobacteriovorax antillogorgiicola nucleotide sequence ACTACTTTTCGCTCTACCTAATAATTTCGATAAGTTATCTGATTTTTCCATTCACCTGACATCTTTAATTCTGATGGGGTTGGTCGCGGGATACCGTTGGTTCCACCGCAACAACCAGACCATGACCAGGGATGAACATGAAGAGAATGTAGCTAAGAAAGGGACGAAGTAGCATGGACGTAAGAGACTCTCAGTTTGATACCAAACTTTTGGTTTACCGCACTCGCCAGATTGCCCTAGCCCTTATTATTGTCATCGTAACCGCGCTCTTCACTTTTTACATCCGTGAAGGGATCGCAGCAGGTCAGTCATGGCTAGCCATTGGCTTCCCTCTATGCATTGTTTCGCTCGCCTTTATTTTATTCCCTTCTACCGAGGAGTGGGAATACAAAGCTTGGCAAAGCAAGGCACAGAAGATCGAGCAACAAAGTTCAGGAAAGTGAATATCATGGGAGCCCTCAGATGCATATCAATGGCAATCTGTTTACTCAGTCTTGGGGCATGTAGCAGTGTGCCCTTTGAGCCTAAGGACTACAGCCGCGGCTACAGTGATATCCGACTCTTGATGAACCATCGTCCGCCTACTGTCGACGACTTTTTTAATCAAGGCCCAGTGCTATTTGAAAGGGATCAAAACCTTGAAATCCAGCTCACACACCAAGAGTCTATTCTAGTAGACTTGTTTTTACCCAAGCAAAAGAAACCATCGCCGCTTTTGGTATTTCAACATGGCAACCATTCTTCTAAAAACTACCATCAGTACCAGGCCTTGCTCGCCGCGAGCTGGGGCTTCAATGCCATGACTGTAGAGCAGCCCAACAAGGGCCAGTGGCTAGAAAACGGCAAACGTCTGAAAAAGCTAGTAGACTTGCTTTCCACCTGGCCAAAGTTTCTCGACAGTCGATATAATCCTGATAAAATTATTTTGGTTGGTCACTCTTTTGGAGGCTCTGCAATCGCTATTGCAGCAGGTATGGGTGCTCCTGTCGATGGACTAATCTTTCTTGATCCGGCTCTAGTTCATCGTTCCGTCATCCAGTCTTTGAAGAAGATCAATGCACCCTCAATTCTATTGGGAGCAGACGAAAAGGTGTTTCGTTCTCGCCGACGTCACCAATTCTACCGGCATGTTAAGGGTCCAATGCTGGAGGTATCGATTAAGAACGCCACCCATAATGATGCTCAATTTCCCAATATGTTTTCCTGGAAACAAGCCTTTGGTCTAGCTCCCACAACCGATGAAGATCGGCAGAAACAGTTTGCTGCAGCGATCGTCGCGGCAGCTTTTAGCATCGCTGAATGGGACAGCCCTTCTTACTTCCTAAAAGCCGCCCAGAAATCTGAAAAGCTGGCCCTGAAGCGTTATCGTCAACGCCTCTAAGGTCGGCCCCGTTCAAAGCTCAAGGAGAGTTTCACCCCTGGTCCTTGGAATTCATCAATGGCTTGTTGAGTCCAAATCACTTCGATTTCTGTTGGTACAGGAGCCAATGCATCATCCCCGAATAAAACCGGTTCCTTTGATCCTGGCTTAACTTGTAAATTTAAGATGGTCTTTGTCTCTGCTCCCTGCGTCCAGCGAAGGCTCAGAAATGCTGGATCGAACTCACAAAAACCTACAAACGCTACGTTTGCTTTGGCTTGTAGTTGATTCACAGCATTGGCAGTCAGTTTACTTAGTTCACCATCTTGCCAAGCGTGCAGCTCGCATCCATCCGATAAAGACTGTCCTGTAGTCCCACTTTTATATCCCAAATAACCTTGGACCCCGTGAGGTTGGTTATCAACTTGCGGAATCATTAAAAAACATAGAACTGCTGCCGCAGATAGTAAGCCTGTCAGAGCTACCGTTCTTCGATGATTCTTTTTGGATTTGAAGTGAACAACAGGATTAGATTCGGCGCCGCCAACTAGCCTACGGAGCTCGTGTTCGACGTCCTGTTCAAGCTCAGCATCGCTCAGCTCTTGGGTTTCTTGCTCGACGTCTCGCGCTATGGCAACGAGCCGTTTCATGTCCTCGTGATCGAGATGTATCTTCTTTAATTTCATGACGTCCCACCCTGTGTCCTCAAAACATCCTACCTTTTGTTTAGACAGTGCCGGACCAGAGATATTGCGTCATTTAAAAGATTCAGTTATTTCGGGCTTTTATCAATTGAGCTCAAGCCCATGCTCCTCAACAAGGCGGACCATAGCCTTGGAAATGACGAGCCGGAAGCGGCGAAGATGGGACAAAACCGTGTTTTGCTTCATATCGAGAGTCACCGAAATATCCTTAACTGCCTGTTTTTCAAGATAAAACATTCGAGCAATGGTCGCGCGAGGCTCGCCCTCATGATTCTGGATCAGCTCTCTCAAAAGCTCGATCGACTGTTCGAAGTGAATGGATGCCATCACATCGTCAGCAATCAGCACCACATCCGCTGGGGCACCGTCGCTCTCCTCGATATGGTCAGTTCCCGTTATGGAAACTGTCTTCTTGGTCTTTCGGATCTCATTCAAGCACTTATTGCGAGCAATGGTTAATAGCCACCCTCCAAAAGCCTTGGGTTCTTTGAGGGTAGAGAGGCTCTGCCAAGCTTGGATGAAGATATCTTGGATCAAGTCGTCTGCGGCGCCATTACGAAAATTGAACTTTTGAACCGTCGCAGCAACAGCACCATAGTACTTCTTGTAGATATCTTCGAAACTTCCGAGTCCTATCTCATCCTTTGTCATTGAATTCCTTTCAATTTCAAGTCCGCGTCGATACCCCATCCAACAGGAACAGATCCAATCGCTTCTGCTGTAAACGAACTCGGCAGCTGGATTCCTTCTGCCACCGGCTCTGCTGTAACGAAAATGGTTGCCGTTGTCATCTCATCGATATCGATGGCTACCACCTCTCCAGCATCCGTCACATACCCCTTAGCACTGTCAATGCGAGCATTGATCACTTGCGATACCGTAACATCACCAGCAATTCTCAGATGAACATAGCCGGAAGAGCTCCCTCGACAGTCCATCTCTAAATTTACTGGCTGCCCTTGAGGCACCAAAAATATGCCATTCTCGACATCTAAATCACCACCAGCGACGAACTTATAGTCGCAGTCAATCTGGCCATCATGACCCTGCCCTTTAAATCCCGAGTAACCCGCGTCTTGCGATACTGGACCGGGCTGCTGATTGACAACGATAAGCACCAATGCGGCTGCGGCAACCATACCCCCCATCCAACGCCAAGAACCTTTGCTACGATGCTTCTCAAGATTGACAACATTGCTAGAGATCGGTAGCTCCGTAGCTGGTTTAGCTGACAGCTTCTCTTGAATACGCTGCCAGTTTTGCTGTTGATTCGGAGATGATTCAGTGAGGGTAGCTTCATCAGGAGCATCTGATAGAAGGCGAGATAGGTCTTGAGACAGTTGTTGCTCTTCGTTAGCCAATTCATCGTCCGAGAGATTTAAAGCATCCAGCTTTTTCTCTTCTTCAGCCATGAGCTGAAGAAGCTTTTTTTTGTCCTCGGAGGAAAGGTGAACCTTCTTTGTTTTCAAAGGTCAGCTCCTCGTAGTTTAAGTCATCACCAAAACGTTCCCATGTAGATGCTCGAAGATGCCGACCAGATCACAGGATCTGACTCGTTGGTAAAATTCTGATAGGCGCTCAATTCCGCATCCACTCCTAATTTTACCAGATGATAGGGAAGGATCATATCCAAGCCAACGAGCGCAGTGCCACCAAGTACCGCTGTGGCCGAATTAGGCGTGTCAAACGCTTCTTCCTCGACATCCCTTTTAACAAACATCACGGACGGGCCTGCACCCATCTTAAGCTCTGTTCTAAGGGACTTGTCAGATGCAGTCAATGATCTGAGGCTATGGCGAATGCCTAAACTTGCTGAGACGATACCAATTTGGCGATCTTGCTTGAACTTTCGCCCCTCTGCCGTGATCGTTTCGCTGATGCTCGGCAGATAGCTAAGCCCAAGGGATAAGTCATAAATATCGATGGCCTCGTCTAGGCGATATTGCAAGCGAACTCCATGGATCGTCGATGGGGCGTAGCCCTCACGGATATTGCTCTGTGCAAAAGCCAAGCTATGACTACCAACTGTCAGGGTGTGGGGCAGTCGAGGTATCAGGTAATTTGCTACCGAGTACTCTCGTCCTGCTTCAAAACTAACCACCCGATCAGCAACAACTTTCTCACTTTCTGGGTCTCTCAAAGTCAAGCGAACCTTGCCTTCAGGAACAACAATACCTTTTTCAAGAGCGCCCATGTCTTTGCCATCAACCGAAACTAAGAGGCGAGAGAAACGCCCCATGAGCGAGTACAAGCTTGCCCGAGATTTATTGTTGATCGTTCCTTTAACTACCATTGGATCAGCTCCAAGCAACTCCATGATTGCTGAAGGACGTTGGCGACCCTGGGTATATTGGTAAGTCATATTCGAAGCAAAAGTATGTGCCTCGGTAATCGATACAGCACCATCTCCGTTCTGATCTTGCTCCAAACCTTTCAAAAGAAAGTGGGTGTAGACATCGTTTTGCAGGTTGGAGTCTTCCAGTGCAGGCTCTTTCCAACCACTTGCCGTCAGGACAATTGAACCTTCAGCACGCTCGTAGATTGGCTCTTGGAAGTAAGCAGACTTCAAGGAGGCCAAGGCCCGCTTCATCTGAGGGGTTAGAATAGATTTTCCAACGCCTGAGTGACAAAAAGCAAGGATCAGAACTTTCTTTCGAGACTTCAAACGAGAGAAGGATTCCATCAACTCATCGTAGTCAATCGCTGTTTCTTTAAGGTTCTTAGGATCAGTGTCGCTAGTGATAATATAGCGACCCAAAGTTTGACCACCGTCTTTATAAGCAACCGTACCATGGGACGATATGTATACTACGATCATATCTTCATCGTTTCGATTCGATTGATACAAGCGCTCAAATGCTTGCTCGATCTCTGCTTTGCTTACCGTTGGGCTTGAAGGAGTCTCTGTTACCAACATCCCCCCATCAAAGCCGATAGACTCAGATGTGAATGCCTGATAAACATCCTGAGCATCTTTACTTGCATAACGAAGATCATGCCAGAGGTCTGACTGAAACTTGTTGACTCCAATCGAGAGAACAAATTTTTTGGGCCGGAGGCTTTCCTCAATCTCGGCTCGGCTGGCACTCGTTCCCGGACGTGCGACCAAGAATATGGCACCTAAAACAAGGAAATTTAACAGTTTTGACATAAAAAAAACTCCTGAAGGACTCCAAAAGGTAGGCCTTTTTAACATAGCACTGCAATGCTATCAAGAGTTTTATAGTATTGAGCAACATTTTTTAAGCAAAACTTGACAATCACTAATAAAAAATCAGGATTCTAAACCCTTAGTGGGCTTGCCGGAAGGCGACCTGACAGGTCTAGGCTTGATGACGACGCCATTGTATGCCTGATTTTCGAGTAAGTATCTGAAATTATGAATTTCTCTAAGTTCCAACGGAATCTTGCGGAGCACTCCATTTTAGACACGCTCCCCAAAGCGTCTAAATGGTCTTGATACATGACCGTTGTCACCCGAAAAATCAGGTCTCCAAGAACCTGAAAACCTTGACTATTATCCATCTTCGAAGACAGGCTTAGGAGCTGGTACCAAGCCTTTCTCTGCAAGGGGCTTAGGCCCCGCAACCATTTACCAATTTTGCCGTGGGCCTGACCATCTTGAATCTTGTGGAGCTTTGGTATCAGCATCTCAAGCTGATCATGGAGCCAGGAAAGCTGCCAACGCCAAGCGCTTACCCCAAGGCGATCCGCAACCTGGATCATGACACGCACCCAGGGGGTCTCAGGTAGGGAAGGAATAAAGATTGGGCGCTCATGTTGGTACATTTCAGGGTGGCTCGAATAAACTCGCTTGCCTTGAATCAACCAGGGGGTCTTAGATAGTATCCCTTCAAATTTACGATCCTCTTTGGAGGCTGCCTGGCGCTTAATCGGCCTCACCTTCCGATCGACCGTCGATAGCAACTCGGGAATCTTCGCTCCAATGAGCAGTAGAGACTCGGCTAGCATGCGCGCATCTCCAGACCAATCACCGTATAGGTGGATCATGTGGTCTACAGGCACGGGTCGTATGGTTTGCTCACGGCGCTTCTCTCCCGATAGAATCCAAACCTGCTCGACATCACGATTGAGCACCTTCCGATCATGGAGAATTGTAGCGATTCGCCAGCAAACATCGGCACGTTTCTGATGGCTATGCAGTTGCCAAAGACGCCCTAAAGCCTGATTTGTGAAATGGCTCAGCTGGGCCTTCTTATGAATCAAGGCAATTTCACAAGGCTCGTCTTGCCTCTTTCTAATGGCATCCATGAGCCGATCTATCGCGGGAAAGTCGAAGTGATTCATCTTTGTTATATAGGCGCTAATTTCTTCACTAGTAACGTCAAGATAATGGCCCACAACTCGAACTCTAGCCAGGACCTCTTCGCGATCTCCTTCAGCAACGGCAGGTGTTCTACTCAACCAGGACATGAGTTCATGGTGAATTTGGCTCCAACTAAGAGCATCGGGAACAGAGTGAGTTTGGTCGATACTTTCCTTCGCCAACCAAAGAAGGCTTTCATCACGAAAACCATTGGCCACGAACTTATGAAGATTAGCAACACCTCGCCAGTAGCGTACCTTTTCTGAGTCTACACTTTGGAAATAGAGCATTGGTTCCCAAATAGCTCTTTCAAAGATTGGGGCATGGAACTTCATTTGATGAGTCTTGAAATGCGCAAAAAGGTTGGGTAAGAGGTATTCGAGTTCCACATGATCCAGCAACGCCTGGCTAAGCTGGTTCCACGCTTCAGCACTTTCTGGAAACCACTTGCTGGGACTCCGAAGTATTTGATTGAGAGCATTTCTTTCTTGGTGCCGAATACCATTCTTACGATCCAGAGATTGGAAAAACGACCGGAATAGCTTAATACGGCCCTGCCAAGTGCCTTCGCTCGCCAGTTTTCGTCCAAAAAGACAGTGACCATTACGATCGAGATCCACTTTAAACTTTATAAGCATATCAAGAGCTTCTTTAAACTCAGGCGCATCAGGGGGAATCTGTTCTAGAAACTCTCGGGCTCTATCCTGCTTGCCGAGGCTGTAGGCAAGCTTTCCTAATTCGAGATCAAACAGAGAACGCCTAAGGTTCAGCTGCGGCCCGTATTCCTGAACCGCACTAAAAATATCAGCCTGTGACTTTGTCAAAAACTGCCAAGCCTTCACCTGATTGGTACAACCATAGAGCGACCAAAACACGTAGAGCTTTTCAATGCGAAGCAACTGACCCTGGAAGCTCTTCTGATGGAGGAAAAAATTTAGCACCCCTTCCTTGCCCTGCTGCCAGAGCTTGAGCACAATGTAGGGCCTCAGATCTACACCTACTGCAAAGTATGAGGCTGGGTTACGAGTTTTTAACTCAAGGAGTAAGGCAGTCAAATCTTGGCTTCTGCCATGCAAATAGGCAAGTTCTATCATCTTGCCTCCAATCTCAGCATTGGGCCAACGATCGAAGATATCCCAGGCGTAGGGCTTCATATCTTGCCAATGGCTTTCCAGCGAAATCAGGCGCCGAAGAACGATTTCAGACTCTTCTTCACGATGAATCAATATCGATCTTTGCTTTGTCTGACTCTTTTCTCCTCCTTGTCGGCTTGCATTGTTTACTGCTTCTTGCTCCGGTTTAGCTTGTGCTGGAAGATGAGTTGCAGTCTGCTTTTCAGTTGGCTTCTTTACACTTGGCTCTGGCGGATGAAGATCAAGCTTCCGCATGAGTTTGTTCAGCCTGAGTCGACGCAATCGATCAGAAAGTGATTTATCGGAATTCATGGTTATCACCTATGGCCATCAATTTTATTCGACGTACAA carries:
- a CDS encoding alpha/beta fold hydrolase — protein: MAICLLSLGACSSVPFEPKDYSRGYSDIRLLMNHRPPTVDDFFNQGPVLFERDQNLEIQLTHQESILVDLFLPKQKKPSPLLVFQHGNHSSKNYHQYQALLAASWGFNAMTVEQPNKGQWLENGKRLKKLVDLLSTWPKFLDSRYNPDKIILVGHSFGGSAIAIAAGMGAPVDGLIFLDPALVHRSVIQSLKKINAPSILLGADEKVFRSRRRHQFYRHVKGPMLEVSIKNATHNDAQFPNMFSWKQAFGLAPTTDEDRQKQFAAAIVAAAFSIAEWDSPSYFLKAAQKSEKLALKRYRQRL
- a CDS encoding RNA polymerase sigma factor is translated as MTKDEIGLGSFEDIYKKYYGAVAATVQKFNFRNGAADDLIQDIFIQAWQSLSTLKEPKAFGGWLLTIARNKCLNEIRKTKKTVSITGTDHIEESDGAPADVVLIADDVMASIHFEQSIELLRELIQNHEGEPRATIARMFYLEKQAVKDISVTLDMKQNTVLSHLRRFRLVISKAMVRLVEEHGLELN
- a CDS encoding caspase family protein; translation: MSKLLNFLVLGAIFLVARPGTSASRAEIEESLRPKKFVLSIGVNKFQSDLWHDLRYASKDAQDVYQAFTSESIGFDGGMLVTETPSSPTVSKAEIEQAFERLYQSNRNDEDMIVVYISSHGTVAYKDGGQTLGRYIITSDTDPKNLKETAIDYDELMESFSRLKSRKKVLILAFCHSGVGKSILTPQMKRALASLKSAYFQEPIYERAEGSIVLTASGWKEPALEDSNLQNDVYTHFLLKGLEQDQNGDGAVSITEAHTFASNMTYQYTQGRQRPSAIMELLGADPMVVKGTINNKSRASLYSLMGRFSRLLVSVDGKDMGALEKGIVVPEGKVRLTLRDPESEKVVADRVVSFEAGREYSVANYLIPRLPHTLTVGSHSLAFAQSNIREGYAPSTIHGVRLQYRLDEAIDIYDLSLGLSYLPSISETITAEGRKFKQDRQIGIVSASLGIRHSLRSLTASDKSLRTELKMGAGPSVMFVKRDVEEEAFDTPNSATAVLGGTALVGLDMILPYHLVKLGVDAELSAYQNFTNESDPVIWSASSSIYMGTFW